In Gossypium hirsutum isolate 1008001.06 chromosome D01, Gossypium_hirsutum_v2.1, whole genome shotgun sequence, the genomic window ttaaacatatcaagaataatccaatattgataccacaatactTATGACGTTATATTTAATAGCTCACTAAGTGAATAAATCTACAAtatcactatatatatattattcctaacatagtaggaattttaaacaactttaactcttccaaaatttctttattttcatttgcgttTCTTTATCTTCCACATtcattccatatgcataacacaccagTTATAAGcacatcattcaaccatagccacaagctagtgcatttaaacatagaccttttttgaattaatcacatgataactCATTtaataagaaattgcataacctaagccttaccactctttcatgagcacaagcatatttccattttaagcacttaccatttcaatgcaccttataattaaacatattacccttatttttaaaaattttctttttttttgaataataacaaatgtaatatttaaaatgatgtgtatttatcttatttggggTATAATATAAAGACCACCAATTATATTTAAGCATAATGCATGATGTAGTGATGATGACTATATGGATAGAATATTggaatgataaaatataaataaataaagttatactttaataataataacataatcatTAAACAAATAGATAaagtaacttaaaataaaataaacaaaaaatacatGATTGAAAAGACACGACTTGAAAATgccaaaaattataaaaggaaTAATAAGataacagaaaaaaataaaataaaataaaaatgagataATAATGACAATATAACAATATGTACAAATATGaacaatatgaaatttaaaataaaaagcaaGGCAATaacaataaatagataaataaataataaaaataaaaataaaaaaatccaatgAAAAggctgaaattaaataaataaaggatttaattaaaatttaaataaaactaggggtataaattgcaaataataaaaaatggcgaataaggattaaaatgtaaCGCGCTAAAAAGGACAGGGACTGAAAAGGAAAATATCATTTTTCCTTATGCGCATCGTTTCTTATGTGGACCAAAATAAAacagaaatgaaattttatggtaaaatttgtaaatatataaaaatagataggacgagattgaaaaataaataaaaggcgAAAGGGTCGGGACTGCAAATAACCCATTGGTCTCGAAAACACGCAGATCTTAGCTACTTTCGGGTCGGGTCTCAGGTTTGagtcaaaacgacgtcatttggACGTCTACAAATCGGCCCAAAATGGTGTCGTTTTATACCATATATTTAAGCCAACAAtcttacaaaaaaaattcatttctacctttaaaattaaaggacctattttggcatgttttcgcGAAAAGGGCCTATTTGCCATTTCATTTCCCTCGGCCTCAATCTGAGGCTAAAATACCCAAACAACCCACCAAAATtcggaaaaagaaagaaaaaaacaaagggaCCTTACGGTTCCTAGTCACTCCAGAGGAGGTTTTTGGCAACCCACCACGGATTCGACCACCTTCCAAACCAGAGAAATCTTCGGCGACGGCAGTTAATGTAAAACCtttcgtattttttttatatatctctctatatatatgatatgttttaaaagaaaataaatatgcaAAGGTGAAACAAATACCTTTCTTAAAAACtattatgagttttttttatatttcttctaATTGACTTTTTTTTGCATATATTTCTCTGTAAAAATTACAAACTGGGGTATTGGCCTTTATAGCCATGAGTTACATCAGATTGTTATTTTGTACTATTCATTTCCACTGTTTTTGTTACTATTTTTGCTGTTTCTGTCTTCTCTCTTTGTCCTTTTTTGCAGGCATTGGTGTGGTCAACGGATGGCAATGGGACGTACACCTTCGCCATTTTGGTGGAACGATGGCAGCAAGGGTGCGTCATGGCCTTAGGACGAGGCACCTCGGCGGCATGCGTGCGAAAGGGAGGAGTGGCGAAGAGGGACTTAGGGTTTTTTGATTTACCAGAAACGTTTAAGTCTTTCGGGCCATTGGGCCACTTTTTCATTTGGGCCTGTAAATTTGGActgttattatttttctttttggtttggTTTATTTTTATCTAGGCCGGATAAAATTGGCCAGTTACAATTACgttcattttctttaaattaagagttattttttaatttaatttaatgtattatttatttattttattattttccacatgtaattatcttattgtattatctaagtaataaattacatctcattaaaaatattttacattaaaaTTCCACATCATCTCCATTAACTTTTTTAATGGTACtttcattaaatctattaaaaattgcagattaaaaaaaaagaacaaaggttgATGGCCAAAAAAGACTCAAAAATGCAATTAGagccattttgacaaaacatgcaaaCATTAGTGCCTAAATTTGTCATTAagccttaaaaatttaataaacgttctttataagatatttgaaaagaaaattagatAAAAAGGAACATAAATATTTAGTCTTATTTAtaggattttttaaaaaaattactaaaaatgcaTAGGAAAATAACTCCTATTTTTATTGTATCAgaataattttttcttatttacactaaagtaattaagtataaaattaaaaattaattattgttcTAAGAGATTACAAGTACAATTACAATTATAAACTGAAAAAATAGGTTTGTTTCAATCGAATTCggatttaaatatttgaattcaaatcctacccatattttaaatagatttaatttttctaaGAGTTTCTAAATTTTGATGGACAACTTAATCCTTAAATCGatctaaaataaaatgttaaagcTTAAAAGGATTTGCtttttagaatatatattttttaaaattaggaatatttttttttaaacaaaaacgaCCACAAGGGTCAACTTAGATTAATTAAGAAACATCACAAATTACAGCACTGTGGATTTCCGGCGGATAATCCAATTCAAACAAACTGTTTTCGGCCTCACTATACAatttttttacaaagtaaatggGCCACCTTATTACAAGACCGTTCGGTCCAAATTAAATTGGCAGAAGTAAAAAATTCAAAGGCCAATTACGGTGACGTCATTGACTAAATTGTTTAGTCTGTTTACCAACCCCACATGATCGGTCTCAAAAAGAACTTGTTCTTTTAACCGTAGTCTGCGCGCCACTTTGatgtgaaatgaaaaaaaaacatcgCATAATAGTATTGGAAGGACTATATCGTATACCATAAGAAGAGTTTACCGAATAATTTCTTTAATTCAAAGAGATTACATTACATTATCAAAGTTTGAGCATCAATTTTTTAGTTCTAATTgctaaaaaaaaacattatctgtacttattataaaaattttaataaagtttATGTTACGGGTTAATCAGATACTAACTCGGTTGAAAAAAGattaatacattttttttaaatgattattatGATGATTCTTTTGTCCTTTTAAAATTAAGGGACTGCAAAGGGTTCGGATTTTTTTTCTGGTTGGCCTTCAAATAGAGATTGCTTACTCAAACAGAGCGACTAAGGCGTGGTGTGGGAAGTGAAGCAAGGTGTCTGATCTGTGGCCATGAAACAGAGGATGTTCTTCATGCTATAAGGGATTGTGATACAGCGAAACAGGTATGGTTCTGAATCGTCCCTCCCCATAAGctaatctttttcttttcaagtaaTTTACCAGAGTCGCTTGAGTGCAATTTGGATAATCGACTCAATTTAACCCGGAGGAATGTCGATTGGCCGTGCTACTTTGGCATTGTTGCTTGGCGGATACGGAAGAACAAGAATATATACACCTTTCACGGGGTCCAGTGCGCATAGTTGGGCCAACCAATACATTTCATCTTGCAAGGAAGGAACTCGAGTGAGATTGAGCTCGAGAGAATAGACAGTAAAAACAAGAAGATTGAGTCGATTAAGATCTGATGGAGCCATTAAATTTAACACAGGTTATGCTGCAACAGGTGGTGTATTGAGAGTCACAGTGGCAAATGCTTACTCGAGTTCAATTGCATATTAGGTAAATGTTCTATTTTTGAAGCTGAATTGTAGGGCATCCTCAATGGTGTGACGTTGACACAAGGAAAAATACATGATAGAATTATGATACAATCAGACAATATGGAAGTTACTAGAGCTATCAATGAGTCCTTGAGGGgatcaaattttacattaatCAGGCATATCTTACAGCTTTTGCAAAATGAGGAAAATTGGTTGATTGAATATGTTCCTAGAGATGAAAACAGAGAAACTGATAGTATTACCAAGCTGGCCTTTAGCAGGGAGGACGGTCTACAGTTATATGAAACTTCTCCTCTTGAAAGTTTTAGTATTTCATAATAGTTTccatttttttcacaaaaaaaaaagagaaaagaaataaaaaccatATATCAAAAAATCGAACTTatgtttgataaaatttatatacaatttttttttcataaatgctTTTTCTTATAACATAacctattaattattttaataacacCAAACATTATTGCTAACATAACATTACAACATTATAGCATTCGCCAAAAACTTAAATGAGAAATTCGGAAGAGTAATTGAGCTCGAGTTCTTTGTTGCTCAGACTCGATAAAATGAGAGCTATATTTGTGTCGATAGGGAATATGTGTTGGATTTGTCAGATTCTTATAATTgagtgagaaaaaaaaaagaaaaagaaaaagaagatggaaaagaaagaaacaacCGAACAAAATCAAATGAAAATCTAGAAAATAAAGTTGAATGTGTCAAAAACAAGTAGAATGTTTTTTCTTTTCAACGTCAATTTCATGTGAATTACTATTCCTTCAACTTGGTTTGTCTTTTGCTATCATTACAATATTTTATTACAATGTACTCTAAGGTGATAATCAAGTTTATTGTAGATTAATCATTAATCTCTAGTATAAGAGCCTAGTTACTTCTACTCACTTTCCATCAACTTTCCTCCAAATATAGCTCTTCTTAATGTTTGTTTTGAGAAACTACCTCTCTTCTTTTGTTCTCAGTTTGTTTGGAGGTGTGTTAATTGGCCAGCCTTTCTGCCACAAAAATGAATCTTGAAAATCTCCGAAGTACCAAGTAAATGCCATCGATTTCTTCAACTTAGCTCCTAAGTTCCAATGGTTAGATTTGATAATGAGACATCCtcctcttcctcctcctcctcctcctcatcaTCATTATTGGAATCATCTTCTTCAGTTTCTTGAGGGAAATATGATGTTTTCTTAAGTTTCAGAGGTGAGGATACCCGCAGGAATTTCACGGATCATCTTTATGCTGCATTCAAAAGGAGAGGAATCACCACTTTTAGGGATGACGAAAAGCTCAAGACAGGTGAACCCATAGCACCGGAGCTCTTCAAAGCAATTCATGAGTCATGGTGCTCTGTAATCGTTTTGTCGGAAGGGTATTGTTTTTTGTTGGAGCCGAAAGCAACAAGCAACAAGTTCAACAAGAAGCTTGTCGAGCAAGAATCGTGACTTGTAGAAGAAACAAAGCAGAAAAACAAAACAGATTTTgaagcaaagctaaaatagagaacatatggatgaaaacttgttgaattcattcaaaaaactGAAAATGGCATAAAGCCAATACATAAACAGGCTTACAACTTGACAAAACAATAGGTTAACCTAAAcactacctactaccactaacaaacttagtaacTTGAGCTAATTAACTTGTACAAATCAACGAAGCTGGTTAATCTGCTCGATCACCATCAGTTTTACATCAAACATAAATCTAACATAGTtgaaatacaactaagttacattacattaacttaaaaatacaaaataagtaaaaaacaGCTTGCTGGCTTGATGAACTAGCAGCTTTTGCATGTAGTGCCCTCGACagtcttggttgctgcatgctaaccattgcttcaacACTCCTTCCTTGGTTAGCATGTTGCAAACTCCCATCTTAGCTctcaaatattgaattttgaaacactGAGTGCCTTTGTCAAGATATCAGCAATTTGCTCTTCAGAATTGCAATGAACCAGTTTAATAACCTGAGCTTGTTCCATTTCTCGAACTGCATGGAGCTTGATATTGAAGTGCTTGGTCCTTCCATGAAAAACAGGATTCTTTGCTATAGCAACTGCAGATTGGTTATTACACATTATCTCAGTTGCTTCATTTTGCTCATGGTTaatgtcttttaaaatttttctaagccatatggcttgattgACTGCTGCAGCTGCAGCCACATATTCTGCCTCTGCAGTTGACTGAGCCACTACTCcctgcttctttgaactccaacaaATCATAGCAGAGCCTATGTTGAATGCATAACCCGTAGTGCTCTTCATATCATCTAAAGAACCTGCCCAATCACTGTCACAGTAGCCAACCAGCTTCAAGTTCTCAGCCTTGGTAAACTGCATTCCATAGGACAAGGTTCCTTTGATGTATCTTAGAACCCTTTTTGCAGCTCTAAAGTGACCTTCATTTGAACAATGCATAAACCTCGAGAGTAGGCTCACATCATACATTATGTCAGGTCTAGTAGCTGTCAAATACAACAAACATCCAACTAGACTTCgataggttgtttcacaaacctttTCATGCTTATCTTGGCTCGATAGCTTTTCTCCAACAGCAATCGGTGTGTTGGTTTCTTtgcaattctccattgagaatttaTTGAGAACCTTCATAGTAAAGGTCTTTTGACTTAGCCAAATTCCAGTTTCAGCTTGAGTTACTTCTATGCCTAAGAAGTAAGACATCAATCCCAAGTTTGACATCTCAAAGTGATGTTGCATTTTGGCTTTAAAGTTGCTTAGCATCtctcgatctcctcctgtcaccagtaAGTCATCGACATATATTGAGACAATGAGCTGAGTTTCAACACTAGTTGATTTAACATACAAGGTTGGCTCGCGGAGACTTCTTTCAATTCCTTGACTTGTCAGGTAGCCATCTATTCTGCTATACcaagcccttggagcctgtttcaagccatacaaggctttgttGAGCTTGTACACCATTTCTTCCTTGCCAGACACCTTGAAACCTTGAGGTTGCTCCACATAAATCTCCTCTTCAAGATATCCATTTAGAAATGCTGATTTTACATCAAGTTGATGTATCATCCACTGCCTTTGTGCTGCTAAGGTAACTAGCAGTCTGATGGTAtcgagcctggccactggtgcaaaggtctccagaTAGTCTGATCCATACCTCTAACTGAAGCATTTCACAACCAATCTAGCCTTTAACTTGTTTAGGCTATCATCAGCATTGTTTTTGACTCGATAGACCCACTTTACACCAATAATGTTCCTGTTTGTTGGTTTTTCAACCAGACTCCAGGTCTGATTCTTTTCAatcattttgatttctttaatcATTGCCTGTTTCCAGCCCTCCTGGCTTTCTGCCTCTTCAAAACAAGTTGGTTCAGTAATGGCCACTTGTGCTCTTTCATAGACATCAGTCAATGATCGAGTGCCTCTAACTGGAACATCATCTATATCCATTTTAGATGTGTTTTGATCAGTTTCAGGTTGGTCCAATGCTAGGTCTTCAGTTACTGCCTCTGGTTCAGCCTTTTCCTAATTCTAGCATCTTTTTTCATTGAACACAACATCTCTGCTTACCAGTATCTTGCTTGTAGTAGGTTCTAGGATTCTATAGCCCTTTTTAACCATGCTATAGCCAATTAGGATCCTTTCTTGAACCCTTTTATCTAGCTTGCTTCTCTTCTCAGCTGGAACTTGAGTGTAGCACAAACAACCAAATGTTCTGAGATGAGCCAGAGATGGCTTGAAcccaaaccaggcttcaaatggAGTCTTCTGAGCTAGAGCCTTGGTTGGGAGCCTGTTTTAGAGGTAAACTGCTGTATTAACTGCTTCAGCCCATAGAGTTTtgggcaaattcttctcaaacagaAGGCATCTTGCCATATTCATCAAGcttctgtttttcctttcactGACCCCATTCTGTTGGGGTGTATACACATTAGTCAGCTGGTGTTTGATGCCTGCTTCTTCACAGTAGGCTTGGAACTGAATTGAGGTATACTCAGTTCCATTATCTGACCTCAATGCTCTAAGTTTGCAACCAGACTCAGTTTCTACAGCAGCTTTATACTTCAAGAATACAGATGCAActtctgatttctgttttaggaAATAAATCCAGCAGTATCTTGTATAATCATCAACAAAGAGAATAAAGTACCTGTTTCCTTTGAGAGAGtcagtcttcattggtccacacacatcagtgtgcacaagttGCAGCTTCTCTGATGCTCTCCATGTTATGCTTGTAGGAAATGGCAATCTTACCAATTTTCCTTGTTGACATATTTCacaaagctcatcattctttactGAATCGATGAAGTTTTCAGCAAGTCCTTCATTGGCCATTCGAGCTATGGATTTGTAGTTTGCATGTCCAAGCCTCTGGTGCCAGAGTCTAGAGTCATCAGTGGAGGCTATGCAGGCTGAGTGCAAGTCATTTGGCTAGTCTACTTCAAAACATTTGTCAGTCATGGTGACTGTTATGAGGTTTGATCCTCTTGGATCAAAATTTTGGTATTCTTTCTCCTTGAACACAACTGAGTAACCTTTCTCAAGTAGTTGAGTTATACTGAGAAGGTTCCTATCGATTTTAGGTACTAAGAGTACATTTGAAATTATTTTGGCACCTGTTGGAGTATAGATCAGCacatctcctcttccttcagcatttatgaactgaccatttccaattttCACCTTGGTTTTGCAGGTTCTGTCCAAGGTTTTGAAAATAGTttcatctggtgacatgtggtttgtGCAACCACTGTCTAGAAGCCAACCCTTTGAACCCTTCTTCTGATTTGCTACACATGACACAGCAAAAACCTGTTCTTCTTGATCACTGCTCTCTTTAGCCACTCTAGCTTCTGCCTTTTGTTGCTGAAATTGAATCTGCCTTGGTTTGCTTCTGTTCTTGCAAACCTTCTCAACATGGCCCTTTTTCTTGCAGTGTTGGCGTACTGCATCTGGTCTAAACCAGCATCTATCTTCTGGATGACCAGCTCTTTTACAATGTCTACAGAGTTGGTCACTGCTCTTAGCAGCATCAGGCTTTAGGCCTGTTTTTCCAGAACTTCTTGCCATTGTGAGCTTTGATGCTCGAGGCTTCTTTTACTTTGGCTTGAAAAGCCCCTTCCTGGTGCTCCTCTTGTCTTCtagctcttctttgctcttgtgcatacaGGGCATTGATTAGCTCAGTTAAGGAGATAGTTGTCAAGTCCCTTGAGTCTTCGAGGGATGAAATATTAGCTTCATACCTCTCTGGTAGAGTGGACATGACCTTCTCAACTATTCTAGCTTCACTGAATTGCTCTCCAAGGAGTCTTATACTGTTTACAACAGCCATAATTCGATCTGAATACTGCTTGACTATTTCTTCCTCTTTCATTTTGAGATTTTCAAAATCCCTTCTCAAGTTGAGCAGCTGTTGCTGCCTTGTTCTCTCAGTCCCCTGAAATTCTTCTTTCAGCTTGTCCCAAGCTTCTTTTGGTGTTTCACGGGCCATGATCCTCATGAAGATCACATCTGTCACACAATTCTGTATGCATCACATGGCCTTGTGCCTTTTTGTTCTTTCATCAGTGTGTTGCCTTATTTGAGCAACTGTTGGATTAGCTCGAAGAGGTGCTGGCACAGCATCTGAGTTAACAACTTCCCATAGGTCAAATGCCTGAAGGTAAGTCCTCATCTTAACTGCCCAAATGTTGAAGCCCTCTCCATTGAAGACAGGTGGTGAAGCTGGTGAAAAACCTGATGATGCCATGGTTTTGATACTGAACTACAACAGGTCCTCTAAGAAtatggctctagataccaattgttggagccGAGAGCAACAAGCAGCAAGTTCAACACGAAGCTTGTCGAGCAAGAATCGTGACTTGCAGAAGAAACAAAACTGAAAAACAAAACCGATTTTgaagcaaagctaaaatagagagcatatggatgaaaacttgttgaattcattcaaaaaactGAAAATGGCATAAAGCCAATACATAAACAAGCCTACAActtgacaaaacagtaggttAACCTAAAcactacctactaccactaacaaacttagtaacTTGAGCTAATTAACTTGTACAAATCAACAAAGCTGATTAATCAGCTCAATCACCATTAGTTTTACATcaaacataaacctaacatagttgaaatacaactaagttacattacatttacttaaaaatacaaaataagtaaaaaacaGCTTGCTAGCTTGATGAACTAGCAGCTTCTGCATGTAGTGCCCTCGACAGTCTTGgttgctacatgctaaccattgcttcaacGTTTTTCAAGTTGGTGCCTAGAAGAGCTTTCCGAGATTATTCAACAGAAAAACGACAAGGGACATAATGTCTTCCCCATTTTTTATTATGTGGATCCATCTGATTTGAGAAAACAAATCGAAAAAGTCCTAGAAGCTTTTTTTAAgcatgaaaatattttccaggaCAACAAAGAGAAGACACAAAGGTGGCGATCTGCTTTAAATCAAGTAGCTAACATCAAAGGATGGCACTTGAGTAACATGTAACTATCATATTCTTTCACTTCAATAATATCTTACCAATATCAAGATTAAAATTTGAGGCATTAGCTAAGGATTGTGCCCTTAAAGTTTTACTAAGCTATTTCCTTTGCTTTGTATTTGAAGGCATGAATCAGAACTTATTGGAGAAATCATTGAAAAGGTATCAACAAAATTATGTCAAACATTTGCAAGTGCTCCTAATGAcatgattggaattgaatcacgCTTGGAAGAGTTAAATTGCAAAATATGCATAGGGGAGGAAGATGATAGTGTTCGGATTATAGGGATTTGTGGTATGGGCGGGTTAGGTAAAACAACTCTTGCAAGATCTGTTTATACCaaaatttcaagtcattttgaaGGCCAAAGCTTTCTGGCCGATGTTCGTGAAGTTGCAGAGAAACATGGACTTGTTTGTTTGCAGAAACAACTTCTTTCCCAAATTTTTCCAGAGgaaagtttcaatttttttaatgttcattATGGGAATGACATCATATGTCATATGTTATCTCATCAAAAGATTTTTGTTGTTATTGATGATGTCAATAACATACAACACTTAAAATGTTTATTAGGGAAGCGAGCTTGGTTTAGTTTAGGAAGCAGGATTATAATAACAACAAGAGACGAGCATCTGCTGCAAATCTACGGAGTGGATGATGTGTATAATCCAACGAAATTGAATGCTAAGGAAGCACTTCGCATTTTCAATTTGAAAGCTTTCAAAAGTGAAACACCTGCAATGGAATTTTTTGAGCTTTCTAAACGTGTAGTGGAATATGCCAATGGCCTTCCGTTAGCTCTTGAAGTTTTTGGTTCTTTTCTGTCTGGCAGATCAGATGAAGTTCAATGGAGAAGTGCTATTGAAAGACTTAAAAATGAGTCCAACAAAGAAATTCTAGACAGGCTTCAAATAAGCTTTGATGGGTTAGAACAGTTGGAGAAagatatattttta contains:
- the LOC107917178 gene encoding TMV resistance protein N-like; the encoded protein is MLKPSPLKTGGEAGEKPDDAMVLILNYNRHESELIGEIIEKVSTKLCQTFASAPNDMIGIESRLEELNCKICIGEEDDSVRIIGICGMGGLGKTTLARSVYTKISSHFEGQSFLADVREVAEKHGLVCLQKQLLSQIFPEESFNFFNVHYGNDIICHMLSHQKIFVVIDDVNNIQHLKCLLGKRAWFSLGSRIIITTRDEHLLQIYGVDDVYNPTKLNAKEALRIFNLKAFKSETPAMEFFELSKRVVEYANGLPLALEVFGSFLSGRSDEVQWRSAIERLKNESNKEILDRLQISFDGLEQLEKDIFLDIACFFKGEDKDMVTKILDGCGFFPDVGIDVLIKKSLVTIDEDNKLSMHDLLLEMGRKIVYQESPNEPGKRSRLWEEKGTNYVLIENTVTL